The Halococcus hamelinensis 100A6 nucleotide sequence GCTCCGAGACCGAAGTCGAGTCGATCGACGGCGGCGTGGTGGCGACCGGCGAAGCTCGACGGATCGCGCTGTCGAGCCCGGTCGACCTCGACGCCGACGGCGACTCCGCCTCCGCGTCGTACTCGCTCGACGCCCACGATTCGGGCTGGTTCGTGCTCGAATACGGTACCCGGGCTCCACGGGAGCCCGAGGCGTGTGAACGGCTGCTCGACGATACCGTCGAGTTCTGGCGCGATTGGACCCACTCCTGTGACGGCGAGGACTGTCCGTTCGCGGGCTACAACCACGACGCCGTGGTGCGTTCGGAGCTCGCGCTCAAACTCCTCACGTACCAGGGAACCAGCGGCATCACCGCCGCCCCCACGACGTCGCTCCCCGAGGTGGTCGGCGGGGTCAGGAACTGGGACTACCGCTACAACTGGATCCGTGACGGCGCGTTCACCGTGCGAGCGTTCGCCAACCTCGGCGACATCCAGGAGGCCGTCGACTACCTCGACGACTTCCTCCGGCTGAGCCGCGAGGTCGACCCGAGCGAGATGCAGCCGCTCTACGGCCTCCAGCACGACTCGACCTACGAGGAGACCGAACTCGACCACCTCGAAGGCTATCGGGAGTCGTCCCCCGTCCGGATCGGTAACGGCGCGGCCGACCAGCTCCAGCTCGGGATGTACGGCGAGCTCGTGCTCGCGATCCACCAGCTCTCGTGGTCCGACCGGGAGATCGCGGGCGACGACTGGACCGCGATCCGGGAGATCGTGGAGTTCGTTCGCGAGGCGTGGGAGCGCCCCGACGCGGGCATCTGGGAGATGCGGAGCGGACCGAAACAGTTCGTCCACTCGAAGGCGATGTGCTGGGTCGCGATCGACCGCGCGATCGAGATGGCCGACGAACACGGCTTCGACGCGCCGCTCGACGACTGGCGCGCCGACAGGGAGGAGATAAAGGAGACGGTCATCGAACGCGGCTTCGACGAGGAGCGCAACACCTTCACCCAGGCGTTCGACGACGACCAGCTCGACGGCTCCCTCCTCCTGCTCCCGCTCTCGGGCTTTCTCGACTTCGACGACCCGCGGATCCAGGGCACCATCGAGTCGGTCCGCGAGGAGCTCACGACCGACGACGGGCTGGTCTATCGCTACGAGGACGACGACCTGCCGGGACAGGAGGGAACCTTCGTGCTCTGTTCGTTCTGGCTCGTCGACTGCCTCGCGCTGATGGGCGAGGTCGAGCGCGCACACGAGGTCTACGACACCCTCTGTGGGTACACCAGCCCGCTCGGGCTCGTCTCCGAGGAGATCGATCCCGACTCGGGCGAACTGCTCGGGAACTACCCGCAGGCGTTCAGCCACATCGGCCTCGTCAACAGCGCGCTCTACCTCCACGAGGCCGAAACCGGCGGGGCCGTCGAGCCGTTCCAGACGCAGTCGCCGTGACTCGAGGGTGGGTGCGGCGCGTGGATACGTCCTCAGGATCCGGCTCGGGTCGGTCGGTTACCGGAAACGAGGTCGGGACTCCGCTGGGTATTTACCCCCACCGCTCCAGTTCCGGGTATGCATCGTTCCGCGTTCGCACCGAGACGGCAGACGCGATCGCTTGAACCGGCAAGCGAAACGATCGAGCGGGCGGCCGTTCTCGATACGACCGTGCCATGCTGAACGCGACGATCCTCGTCGCCGCCGTGCTCGGCCTCGCGCTCGCGGGCTTCGTCTGGCGTTCGTACACCGCCCAGACCACGGCCGGTACGCCGGCGACCGACGGGGGATTCCTGCCCGAGAGCGCCGGCACCGAGACGGGGGCCGAAACCGAGGCGAAGGTCGGCGGCATCACGCGCTGGCTCACCACCACCGACCACCGCGACATCGGGATCATGTACATCGTCTTCGGGACGATCGCCGCGATCTGGGGCGGCGTCGACGCGATGATGATCCGGACCGAACTCCTCACCCCGCAGGCCGACGTCTGGACCGCGGGCACCTACGACGCCCTCTTCACCACCCACGGGCTGACGATGTTGATCCTGTTCGTCACCCCCGTCTTCTTCGGGATCGCGAACTACTTCCTCCCCCTCCTCATCGGGGCCGACGACCTCGCCTTCCCCCGGATCAACCTGCTCGGCTTCTGGATGCTGCCGCCCGCGCTCGTGTTGATCCGCGGCGGGCTCATCGTCAGCATGACGGCGAAGTTCCTCGGGCTGTTCGTCCCGCTCGACGCGATCGACTTCCTGTTCGCGATCCAGCCGCCCGAGATCGGCTGGTACATGTACGCGCCGCTGTCGCTCCAATCGGCCAACCCGCAGGTCGACTTCATGCTGCTCGGCCTCCACCTCTCGGGGATCGCGACGGTGCTCGCGTCGGTCAACTTCATCATCACGGTGTTCACCGAGAAGAGCGACGAGGTGTCGTGGGCCGACCTCGACCTGTTCACCTGGACGCTCGTCACCACCGCCGGGATCGCCCTGCTCGCGTTCTCGGTGCTCGGGAGCGCGCTCATCATGCTCCTCCTCGACCGGAACTTCGGGACGACCTTCTTCGCGCTCGAACAGGGCGGCGCGATCCTCTGGCAACACATCTTCTGGTTCTGGGGCCATCCGGAGGTCTACATCATCGTGTTGCCGGGCTTCGGGCTGATGAGCCTCATCCTCCCGAAGTTCTCGGGCCGAACCCTGTTCGGTCGCCGATTCGTGATCTACTCGACGTTCGCGATCGGTGTGCTCTCGTTCGGCGTGTGGGCCCACCACATGTTCACGACGGGTATCGACCCCCGGATCCGTGCGAGCTTCATGGCGGTCTCGCTCGCGATCGCCATCCCCAGTGCGATCAAGGAGTTCAACTGGATCACCACGATCTGGAAGGGGCGGGTCAGGCTGACCGCCCCCATGCTGTTCTGCGTCGGCGGCCTGAGCACGTTCGTGATCGGCGGCATCACGGGCGTGTTCCTCGCGGCGATCCCCATCGACATCCTCTATCACGACACCTACTACGTCGTGGGTCACTTCCACATGATCCTGATGGGCGTGATCCCGTTCATGATGATGGCCGCGAGCTACTACTGGTTCCCGATCATCACGGGCAAGATGTACAACCAGCCGCTCGCGCGCTTTCAGGCGGTCACGATGGTCATCGGGGTGCTCGTGACGTTCGGCGCGATGCTCATCACCGGCGCGCTCGGGCTTCCCCGACGGTACGCGACCTACCCCGCCGAGTTCACGGGGCTGATGGAGGTCACCACCATCGGTGCCTACGTCATCGGTATCAGCGTGCTGCTCTGGCTCTACAACATGCTCCGCTCGTACTGGGCGGGCGAGCGCGTCACCGAGGCCGACGTCTGGGACCTGAAGGAGACCGGGCAGTTCACCCGCGAGTGGCAGTGGTTCGAGAAACAGCTCGCCGAGCGCTACGCCACCGACGGCGGTTCGGCCGAAACTGACACGGACGAAGCCCCGAGGACCGACGGATGAGCGACGACACGGACCTCCAGGGCGAGGACCAGGGGGACTTCGAGGAGCACTTCGCGCCCGTCATCCGGAGCGTCTGGCGAACGATGACCAGCCGGTCGGTCCAGACCTACACGATATCGTTCGTCGGGATGATCGTTCTCTCGGCCAGCATCGGCGGCGTCATCCTCGGGCCCTACGCCGCGATCCAGCCGACCTACGGGCTCTGTGACAGACCGATCGTCGAGGTCTACTCGCCGACGGACACCGCGGAGCTCACGGCCGGCGACGACCCGCCGAACTTCAGGCAGTTCTCGTACGACGAACTCACGTCGGCGGAGCAGGAGACCTTCGATGAGGCCCGGACGAGCGCGCTCCAGGAGGCCGAACTCGACGGACGAACGGCGCACTTCGAGGAGCTTCGCAACGGCTCCGTCGTGACCTACGAGGGTGAGTCGTACTACACCGTCGTCGCGTCGCTCGACGACTGTGTCGACGAGACCGCGTTCAACGTGCCGCTCAGCATCGTCGGGGTCGTCGTGGGGCTCGGCCTCTCGGCCGCCCCCGGGCTCCGGCGATGGTTCAACTAACCCCATGACCGAGTACTCGATCCACCGACCACGATTCACGGGAACCACCAGGAACGACTGGGTGTTCCCGACCGAACAGGACTTCGATACGAGCGACCTCTCGGCCGCCGCCGACCGGTTTCTGGTGTCGGCCTCGGGCTTCGAAGAACCAGACTCGCTCGACGACCTCTACCTCCCGGTCGTCGACCGCCGGAACGAGCTCAGCCTCAACGCGCTCTTCGCGGCGCGGGAGGGCCCCTACGATGCCGACCAGATCCCGGACCTCGATGCGGACACGCGGGCGGAGCTCGACGCCCTCATCGACGACCTCGGCACCGAACACTTCGAGGAGTACCAAGAGGTCGTCGTGAGCAATGCCGACTGGGCGGCCGCGACGAGCGGCACACCCGCGAACCCGGCCGGCGGCGTGGTCGGCAACGCCATCACGCCCGCCGAGGCCTCTTACTCCTCGACGGGTGCGACGATCGGACTGGTCTTTCTCGCGGTGGCGACGGTCGCGGTGAACTGGCTTCGTAGCCGCCGGTAGACCCGGGACCGAACGATTACTGAAACGTCGTTCCGACGAAGGCGATGTCGGTACGCGGTTCGGCGTACTCGAAGGCCAGCCCCATGACGAGCCCGTAGAGACACTGCCCGATGAAGGTGAGCACGAGGAACAGCGGGAGGCTCACGTTGGGGCTGTAGAAGGCGATCGCGAAGCCCGCCCAGCCGATCGCCGCGAACGTTATCCCGGAGACCGCCATCCGCCAGCCGGGGAGGTACTCGTGGAGCGCCGCGAACAGGAACGGCCACGTCGTCATCCCGCCGCCGACGAAGATGAGGTAGCCGAGCACCGGGTCGCCCTCGCCCGCGAGCGGGTCGCTCAGCCCGGCCATGACGGCCATCTCGCCGAACTGGACGGGGTCGAACGCGTCGAGAAAGAGGGCGAGGGCCAGCACCGCCGAGAAGGCCAGCGTACCGAGCCCGCCGGCGATCCCGCCGACGAGTCCACCGACCACGATACGTCGGAGGTCGCCCCGCGCCTTGCTTTCGGATTCGCCGGTAACCTCTTCGACGAGTGAGCCCGTGTCGGCCATGCGAGCGTTTACGGCCGGGGTAGCAAAAGCCCCTCGCCCGGGGAACCACGGGCCGACGGTTCTGGCCGACGACAGCAGATACTTGTGCGGGCCCCTCCGATCGTAGCTCGATGAACCGCAGACAGGCGACGGCCGGGGTGGTGCTGGCGGCGTTTCTGACGATCGCTGTCGAGCCGGTCGCCGCGCAGTCGGTCAACAAGACCCTGATCGAGAGCCTGAACCGACAGCTCCTCTACGTCGCCGTGCCCCTCGCGATACTCGTCGAGGTGATCCTGTTCTACGCCGTCTGGAAACACAAGGACAACGACGACCCCTCGCCGACGAAGGAGAACCGCTCGCTCGAGATCACGTGGACGATCGCCACCGCGATCATCCTGCTGTTCGTCGGGTTCGCGTCGTACAACATCCTCACGGACCCGTACATCTCGCCCTCGCTGACCGAACAGGAGCAGGCCCTCGGCGGCGACCAGAACCTCGAAGGGGCCGTCATGCCCGCGAGCGACGACGACGCGGTCATCGTTCGGACGATCGCCTACCAGTGGGGCTGGGACTTCGTCTACCCCGAGGAGAACGTCACGACCGACAACGTAACCGTGGTTCCAGCGAACACGGACGTCTACTATCATCTGACGTCGCGTGACGTGTTACACGCCTTCCACGCGCCCGAGCTCGGGCTGAAGATGGACACCATCCCCGGTCAGTACAACACCATCCGGACCAACATCACCGAACCGGGCACCTACCGGGTCTACTGTTCGGAGTTCTGTGGCGCGGGCCACTCCCGGATGTACGCCAACCTCACGGTCGTGAGCCAGGACCGGTACCAGGCGTGGCTGTCGAATCAGAACCGGACCGACGTCCCGACGCGGGTGAGCGCGGAGAACGCGACCAACGTCACCGCGTCGGTCGCCGCTCCGCCGGCCTGAACTTTTACGTGAAGAATCAGGCGCTAAAGCCTCACCGTTCACGGCGGGGATACAGCGTCCCCAGAACGCTTCGCGTCTCGTCAACGGCCGTCCGCTCTGTTCGTGACCTTCCGAAACTGCCGGAGCTGCGATAATTAGCCTTTCTGAGTGCCCATCAGCTGTCGGTAATACGATTTCTGTATTCAGTGTGAAGTGTGCAACGAGTCCGCTCCGTACATAGTTACGGTGCTGGGACTGAATACAACTTCTGCGCTACCAACTACTGTTTTCATAGCTGGGAGAGCGCAGGCTCAACGAGTGACGGACGGGCTGCGAAGGAGAACGGCACCATGCTACACTTCCCGTGAACAAAATAGCCGTATTCACACCAACTGCTATCGTGCGGTATCGAGCGCGGCACGTCCGCGCCCATACCGGGACGATCGGACGATCTTCGACAACCCACCACACTCAGCGAACGACCGTCGCCGGAGGTGGTGAGCGATGCGACAGAAGTACCGCCGAGTCGAGTCGGGGATCGACGACCGCCCGGACGCCCCGCCGAAAGACGGTGTGTCCGGGTATGGCGTCCCGAACGAGTGGAGTACCGGGGGCGTGGCACTCGCTCTGGACGAACGAACCTCCGTCCACGAACCTGAAACTCCCAACCCAACGTTGCGGTGCGGCCGTGGGAATCCTCGCCCTTCAGCGCGGGGAGGACGTCAAAGCGAGAACTCGGCTCCGAAGTAGAGCAGCGCGATGATGAAGATCCAGACGACGTCGACGAAGTGCCAGTAGTACGACACCGTCACCATCGAGGTGTCCCGCCCGTCCGAGAGCTGGCCGAGCAGGCCGCGGGCGAACAGGATGCCGAGGAAGATCGTTCCGGCGAGAACGTGGAGGCCGTGGAGCCCCGTGAGACCGAAGAACGCGCTCCCGAAGATCCCGGTCGTGAAGGTGAAGCCCTCGTGGACGACCAGGGTGTAGTACTCGTATATCTGGCCCGAGACGAAGATCACGCCGAGCAGTATCGTGACGCCGAGCAGGCCGAGAAAGCCCCGCCGGTTGCCCTCTTCGAGCCCCTGGTGGGCGTAGTGGAGGGTGAAGCTGCTCGCCACCAGCGCGACCGTGTTGACGATCAACACCGGCGTGAGGAGTTCGGGGAGTTCGCCCGGGGGCCACTGGTCGACCCGGATGAAGGCGTAGTAGACGAACCCCGCCGAGAACGTCGCGATGTCGGTCAGGATGAACAGGATCATCGCGCCGCGAAGCGCCCCGGGCTCGCGACCCTCGGTGCTCCGGGTCCAGAAGTCGACGAGGAAGCCCTGGTAGAACCAGCCGAACGCGCCCGCGATGAATCCCAGCGATCCGAGGGCGAACACCACCGGCCCGATCGTCGGCGGTATCGGCGCGTTCTCGCCGGTCCCGAAGAAGTAGAGCCCGGCTCCGAAGTAGAGCCCGATCAGCCCGATCGTACAGGCGACGGGCCACCACGTCGCTTCCTCGTGCCCGGTGGGGAAGTCGCGCCACAGGGCCTCGTCCTCGCCGGTTTCCTCGGCCGTCTCGCTCGTCGTCCCCATACCCCCCGATTGCGTCGAGACGGATAAAAACACCCCGCCTGCGGCCGTCGACGGGTACGGCTTCACAAACTAAATGACGCCGGTGCCCGTGGAGGGAAACGAACCTCCTCATGTCGTCGCCCGAATCCCCGCCGGTGCTGGAGCCCACCTGGAGAACTGCCTTCGGACTGGCCGCGGTCACCACCGGCTATCTCGTCGCGCTCGTGGGTATCGCCGTGTACGCGTGGGCCGAGGTCCACGCCATCGCGTTCGTCCCGACGCTCGCGGTCTCGGTCGTCGGCTTCCTCGTGATGGTCGCCGGCGGCGGGTTGGTCTGGCGCGAACGGACCTGATTACTCCGCGTCGTCCGCTTCGCCGTCAATCCCCGTGGCGACACTGCTGATCTTGGCCGCCGTCCCCGAGCTGCCGGTCTGGTCGGCCTCGGCGATGATCCGGCCCGTGACGTAGGTGGTGACCGCGAGCACCACGAACGGGATCACCAGCAGGCCGAGGCTGGTCCCGACCGCCATCGCGTCGGCCGGAAACGGGTCGGCTAGGATGAACAGCGCGAAGAAGAAGATGATCATCCCCATCGGAATGAAGTTGACCGTGAGGTCGAGCAGGGTCTCCCGGTTGAACACTCGGTCGGCCATGTGGAGGTCGGTACGCGCTCGGGGGTTATGTAGGTTGAGATACCGACGGCGACCGTCGGGCGTTCGATTTGTGTACGAATACCTTATACACTGCTGTACAAACCTCCATTCATTGTGTATTGGACGGTCGACTCCGAAAATAGAGAATAAATTCAGATTGTTTGCGGACACGTTTATGTACCCACTCCGCTGTGGGTCGAAGCGTGACGACGACCATGTCAGGACGAACGCTTCGCGAGAAACCACCGGTATCGACGGAATAACCCCACGATGGTTCACAAAAAGGAGGAGTGGAAGGAGGGATTGTACGGCGACGAGGTGCGCGAGAGACTGATCGAGTTCGCCGAATCGGGCTGGGAGTCGATCCCGGAGGACGAACGCGAGGTGTGGTTCTCGCGATTCAAGTTCTGGGGGGTCTTCCACCACCGGTCGGGCCAGGAGAGCTACTTCATGATGCGGCTCACCAACTGCGGCGGGCTCCTCGAACCCGGCCAGCTCCGCGCCATCGCCGAGGTCGCCCGGGAGTACGCGACCGGGCCCGTGGACAACCCCGAGTTCGGCAACGGCTGGCTTGACTTCACCACCCGCCAGTCGGTCCAGCTCCACTGGATCAAGCTCGAAGACGTCCCCGAGATCTGGGAGAAACTCGAAGCGGTCGGGGTCTCCAGTCGCTCGTCGGGTGGGGACACCATGCGGAACGTCTCGGGCTGTCCGGTCGCGGGCAAGGACGCCAACGAGTACGTCGAGACCCGGCCGTTGCTCGACGAGATTCAAGCGGACCTCCGGGGCGACAACGCGCTCGCGAACATGCCCCGGAAGTTCAACATCTCGGTCACGGGCTGTCGGGAGGGCTGTGCCCAGGACTCGATCAACGGCGTGGCGCTCGAACCCGCGCGAAAGCTCGTCGATGATGGTGAAACAGTTCGAGGCTTCAACATGCGTGTCGGCGGGGGCCTCGGCGGACGCGAACCTCGGCGGGCGCGCTCGCTCGACGTCTTCGTCGAACCCGAACACGCCTACGAGGCAGTCCGGGCGTTCGTCGAGCTCTACCACGCCGAGGGCAACCGGGAGAACCGGCGCAAAAACAGGTCTAGATTCTTCGTCGACGACTGGGGAACCGAGAAGATCCGGGAGGAAATGGCCGAGAAGGTGGACTTCGACCTCGCGTACGGCGGGACGGACCTCCGGAAGGAGTACACCTACAACGCCGGCCGGGCCGACGAGGCGGGCCGACACGACCACGTCGGCGTCCACGAACAGCCCGACGGACGGTACTACGTCGGCCTGAACACGCCCGTCGGACGGGTGCCGGCCGACGAGGCGCTCGAACTCGCCGACCTCGCCGACGAGTACGGCAGTGGTGAAGTCAGACTCACCCGGCGGCAGAACCCACTCTTGATGGACGTCCCCGAGGAGCGACTCGACGACCTGCTCGCCGAACCGCTGCTCGACGTCCACTCGACGGACCCCGACGTGTTCGTGCGCGGGGCGATGGCGTGTACGGGAACCGAGTTCTGCTCGCTGGCGCTCACCGAGACCAAAGCCCGGATGGCGGCGACGCTCCGGTGGCTCCAGACGAACGTCGACATGCCTGAGAATGTCTCCCAGGTCAAGATGCACTTCTCGGGCTGTACCGCCGACTGCGGGCAGGCGCTGACCGCCGACATCGGGCTCCAGGGGATGCGCGCCCGGAAGGACGGCGAGATGGTCGAGGCGATGGACGTCGGCGTGGGTGGTGGCATCGGTCCGGACCCCGCGTTCATCGACTGGGTCCACCAGCGCGTCCCGGCCGACGAGGTTCCGGGGATGATCAAGAACCTCCTCGACGGGTTCGTGGCGCTCCGGGAGGACGGACAGACGTTCCGGGAGTGGGTCGAATCCACGGGCGAAGGAACCATCGCCGAGCTCGCCCAGCCCGAGGAGACCGACTACGTGGACCCCTGCCTCACCGACGCGAAGCAGTCGTGGTATCCGTTCGAGGACGGCGATGGTCCGGCCCCGACCGCCGCCGACGGGACCCCAATGGAGGCCGACGATTGAGATGAACCGGCGCTCCCTCGACGTCACCTCGCGAACCACGTTCGACCACCTCCCGGCGCGCGCCGAGGGCGACGGCTGGCGTCACGAGTCGATCGCCGTCCTCGACGTCGAATCGCCGCGCGGCGAGGACCGGGTCGAGCTCGGGTTCGAGCTCGACGGAGGTACGGAAATCCTCCCGCATCACGTCGACCGCGTGCCGCTCGCGCCCGACCAGGCGCGGAGCCTCGCGGCCGACCTCGAAGCCGCCGCGGCGGCCGCCGAACGGGGCGAGGCGATGGTCAGCAGGAGGGGGTGAGATGGGCGAGCCGGTACCGACGACCTGTATGCGGTGTGCGGTCGGCTGTGGCCACGTTCACGAGGGGGTTGACGTCGGCCACGGCATCGCGTCGGTCCAGGGCGACGTCGCCCATCCCGTCAACAAGGGGCTCGCGTGCCCGCGTGGCATTCGCGAGAGCGCGAACCCGAGCGGCGAGTGGCTAACTCGGCCGAAGGTCCGCCGCGACGGCGACCTCGTCTCGACGACGTGGGACGTGGCGCTCGACCGGGTGGCCACGGCGTTCGAGACGGTTCTCGAAACCGATCCGGACGGTCTCGCGGTACTGGGCAGTGGCCAGCAGACGAACGAGGCGGCGTACGCACTGGGGAAACTGGCCCGCGGCGGCTTTGGAACCCGGTTCTACGACGCGAACACGACCCTGTGCATGGCGAGCGCGGTGACGGCCTACTACGACGCCTTCGGGAGCGACGCCCCACCACCCACGTACGACGATATTCCCGACGCCCGAACCCACCTCGTGTGGGGGGCGAATCCCGCCGTCGCTCATCCCGTGATGTTCCGGTGGATCGCGGGGAGCGCCCGCGATGACGACAGCCGGCTCGTCGTCGTGGACCCGGTCGAGACGGCGACGGCCGAGCGGGCGGACATCCATGTGAACCTCGCGCCGGGTGGCGACCTCGCGCTCGCGCGGGCCGTTCTCGCGCGCGTTCTCGACCGGGACCTCGTGGATCGCGACTTCATCGAGAGCGCGACCGACGGGTTCGGAGCGCTCCGCGACGGGCTTCCAGCGGCCGAATCGGCGGCCGCGACCGCCAGTGTGTCGCTCGACGAACTGGACGCGCTCGTCGAGGCGCTCGCCGACCCGACGCTGCTCTACTGGGGCATGGGGATCAATCAGAGCAGCCGTGGGACGGCGGCTGCGCGGGCGCTGATCGACCTCTGTATGGCGACCGGCAACATGGGTCCGGGTTCCGGTCCGTTCTCGCTCACCGGCCAGGCCAACTCGATGGGGGCCCGGGTCTGCTCCTCGAAGGGAACCTGGCCGGGCCACCGCGACTTCGCCGACCCCGACGAACGCGCCGCTGTTGCGGACGTGTGGGGGATCCCGGAAGAACGACTCCCGGCGGACACCGGTCCCGGTCCCGTGGGGATCGTCGAGGCCATCGACGACGGTCCGGTCGAGGCGGTCTGGGCGGTGGCGACGAACCCGGTCGCGGGACTCCCCGACGCGACGACGGCCCAGGATCGACTCGACGACGCCTTTCTGGTCGTCCAGGACGCCTTCCGGAGCGAGACCGCCGACCTCGCGGACGTGGTGTTGCCGGCGGCGACCTGGGGCGAGTCGTCGGGGACCACGACGAACATGGAACGAACCGTCTCGCGCGTCCGCGCCGCGACCGCGCCGCCCTCCGGGGTCAGAACCGATCTCGACATCGTCACGACCGTCGGGGACCGACTCGTTCCCGACCTGTTCGACGCTCACGACCCGGAGGGGGTCTTCGAGGAGTTCGTCGGACTCACGAGCGGAACCGACGCCGATTGCTCGGGCATCAGCTACGACCGTCTGGAGCGCGAGCGAGCGGTGCGCTGGCCAGCGCCCGATCCGGACTCGTCGGGCGGCTACCGCTACTACGACCCCGATTCGGGGTCGGATGCCTGGGAGTTTCCGACCGCGACGGGTCGCGCGCGGTTCTCGACCGGGTTCGGCGGCGACGATCCCGAACCGACGACCGATGCGTACCCGCTCACCCTGACGACGGCCCGCGAGGCCGACGCCTACAACACCGGCGTCAGAACCCGTGACTCGGTCGACGAACCTGGCGAACCCGCCGCGCGCGTCAACCCGACGACCCTCGACCGGTTCGCCGGGTCCGGCGACGACCGACTGACCGTCGAATCGAGACGGGCCTCGATCCCGGTGTCGACGGTTCCCGATCCGGCGATCCCGGAGGGGATGGTCTGGCTGCCGGTCCACCACCCCGCGACCAACCGGCTCACGATCCCTGCCACCGACCCCGAATCGAACGAACCCAACTACAAGCAGTGTGCGGTCCGCCTCGTCGCCGCCGATCGCTCGGTCGGCACCAGTGTCGCTCCTGCGGTGCTTCAGGACGGCGGGGTAGCGCGTCCACTCGGTAGCGAGAGCGGGGTGGGTGAATGAGCCTCGTCAGGATGACGAAGTGGCGGACGTTGCTGCTCGCGACCGTGAGCTTCAACTTCTCCTTTCTGATCTGGTTCTCGTTCGCGCCCTTTACCGGCCCGATGGCCGCGGAGTTCGGGCTCTCGCTCGCCGAGATCGGGATCCTCGCGAGCGCGAACATCTGGCTCGCGCCGTTCGGCCGGATCCTGACCGGGTGGCTCTCCGATAAGTACGGCGCACCCGTCGTGTTCGCGATCGTGCTCGGCTACGTCGGCGTCTTCTCTATCGTCAGTGCGTTCGCCCAGAGCTA carries:
- a CDS encoding glycoside hydrolase family 15 protein, with the translated sequence MSGYKPLADYGLIGNLETCALVGRDGAIDWCCLPRLNSSSVFAAVLDAERGGRFTIQPTNEFEAEQQYMERTNVLQTTFHTDSGTATVTDFMPLSAGNDGNQPKVRGLYREVACTDGSVDLEVAFEPRFDYARSETEVESIDGGVVATGEARRIALSSPVDLDADGDSASASYSLDAHDSGWFVLEYGTRAPREPEACERLLDDTVEFWRDWTHSCDGEDCPFAGYNHDAVVRSELALKLLTYQGTSGITAAPTTSLPEVVGGVRNWDYRYNWIRDGAFTVRAFANLGDIQEAVDYLDDFLRLSREVDPSEMQPLYGLQHDSTYEETELDHLEGYRESSPVRIGNGAADQLQLGMYGELVLAIHQLSWSDREIAGDDWTAIREIVEFVREAWERPDAGIWEMRSGPKQFVHSKAMCWVAIDRAIEMADEHGFDAPLDDWRADREEIKETVIERGFDEERNTFTQAFDDDQLDGSLLLLPLSGFLDFDDPRIQGTIESVREELTTDDGLVYRYEDDDLPGQEGTFVLCSFWLVDCLALMGEVERAHEVYDTLCGYTSPLGLVSEEIDPDSGELLGNYPQAFSHIGLVNSALYLHEAETGGAVEPFQTQSP
- a CDS encoding cytochrome c oxidase subunit I, whose product is MLNATILVAAVLGLALAGFVWRSYTAQTTAGTPATDGGFLPESAGTETGAETEAKVGGITRWLTTTDHRDIGIMYIVFGTIAAIWGGVDAMMIRTELLTPQADVWTAGTYDALFTTHGLTMLILFVTPVFFGIANYFLPLLIGADDLAFPRINLLGFWMLPPALVLIRGGLIVSMTAKFLGLFVPLDAIDFLFAIQPPEIGWYMYAPLSLQSANPQVDFMLLGLHLSGIATVLASVNFIITVFTEKSDEVSWADLDLFTWTLVTTAGIALLAFSVLGSALIMLLLDRNFGTTFFALEQGGAILWQHIFWFWGHPEVYIIVLPGFGLMSLILPKFSGRTLFGRRFVIYSTFAIGVLSFGVWAHHMFTTGIDPRIRASFMAVSLAIAIPSAIKEFNWITTIWKGRVRLTAPMLFCVGGLSTFVIGGITGVFLAAIPIDILYHDTYYVVGHFHMILMGVIPFMMMAASYYWFPIITGKMYNQPLARFQAVTMVIGVLVTFGAMLITGALGLPRRYATYPAEFTGLMEVTTIGAYVIGISVLLWLYNMLRSYWAGERVTEADVWDLKETGQFTREWQWFEKQLAERYATDGGSAETDTDEAPRTDG
- a CDS encoding DUF6789 family protein gives rise to the protein MADTGSLVEEVTGESESKARGDLRRIVVGGLVGGIAGGLGTLAFSAVLALALFLDAFDPVQFGEMAVMAGLSDPLAGEGDPVLGYLIFVGGGMTTWPFLFAALHEYLPGWRMAVSGITFAAIGWAGFAIAFYSPNVSLPLFLVLTFIGQCLYGLVMGLAFEYAEPRTDIAFVGTTFQ
- the coxB gene encoding cytochrome c oxidase subunit II; the protein is MNRRQATAGVVLAAFLTIAVEPVAAQSVNKTLIESLNRQLLYVAVPLAILVEVILFYAVWKHKDNDDPSPTKENRSLEITWTIATAIILLFVGFASYNILTDPYISPSLTEQEQALGGDQNLEGAVMPASDDDAVIVRTIAYQWGWDFVYPEENVTTDNVTVVPANTDVYYHLTSRDVLHAFHAPELGLKMDTIPGQYNTIRTNITEPGTYRVYCSEFCGAGHSRMYANLTVVSQDRYQAWLSNQNRTDVPTRVSAENATNVTASVAAPPA
- a CDS encoding cytochrome c oxidase subunit 3, which codes for MGTTSETAEETGEDEALWRDFPTGHEEATWWPVACTIGLIGLYFGAGLYFFGTGENAPIPPTIGPVVFALGSLGFIAGAFGWFYQGFLVDFWTRSTEGREPGALRGAMILFILTDIATFSAGFVYYAFIRVDQWPPGELPELLTPVLIVNTVALVASSFTLHYAHQGLEEGNRRGFLGLLGVTILLGVIFVSGQIYEYYTLVVHEGFTFTTGIFGSAFFGLTGLHGLHVLAGTIFLGILFARGLLGQLSDGRDTSMVTVSYYWHFVDVVWIFIIALLYFGAEFSL
- a CDS encoding DUF6684 family protein, encoding MADRVFNRETLLDLTVNFIPMGMIIFFFALFILADPFPADAMAVGTSLGLLVIPFVVLAVTTYVTGRIIAEADQTGSSGTAAKISSVATGIDGEADDAE
- a CDS encoding nitrite/sulfite reductase yields the protein MVHKKEEWKEGLYGDEVRERLIEFAESGWESIPEDEREVWFSRFKFWGVFHHRSGQESYFMMRLTNCGGLLEPGQLRAIAEVAREYATGPVDNPEFGNGWLDFTTRQSVQLHWIKLEDVPEIWEKLEAVGVSSRSSGGDTMRNVSGCPVAGKDANEYVETRPLLDEIQADLRGDNALANMPRKFNISVTGCREGCAQDSINGVALEPARKLVDDGETVRGFNMRVGGGLGGREPRRARSLDVFVEPEHAYEAVRAFVELYHAEGNRENRRKNRSRFFVDDWGTEKIREEMAEKVDFDLAYGGTDLRKEYTYNAGRADEAGRHDHVGVHEQPDGRYYVGLNTPVGRVPADEALELADLADEYGSGEVRLTRRQNPLLMDVPEERLDDLLAEPLLDVHSTDPDVFVRGAMACTGTEFCSLALTETKARMAATLRWLQTNVDMPENVSQVKMHFSGCTADCGQALTADIGLQGMRARKDGEMVEAMDVGVGGGIGPDPAFIDWVHQRVPADEVPGMIKNLLDGFVALREDGQTFREWVESTGEGTIAELAQPEETDYVDPCLTDAKQSWYPFEDGDGPAPTAADGTPMEADD